A portion of the Flavobacterium limnophilum genome contains these proteins:
- a CDS encoding pectate lyase family protein, producing the protein MKKLVSGLVLSAILAVNAQSQALKSGTEKQIVKVDFDFSQRRVEEVNDTNYNSWPISEQKQAEKSFNSLTFKLKGNFNAKWYKVGMNAPFYSKLASDGLATAENLELTISGLKAGQHSLLTFHNTFDKIEGKTFSPVKIYVNGTLAETVSPSNRSNSKIETATAYILFNAEANKDVVIRFELDSKSTDFIQQMVINGFEIDTPNLKKQAHTPKPSNADEHVVMDNNLMLKWESAKDAVAHQIYFGTDKNAVTDATDKSPEFKGKLTENKFDLGKLYSGTTYYWRVDELDAKGIATLGTVWSFKPAQLAFPGAEGYGRFAVGGRGGKVIEVTNLNDSGPGSLRDAVDQTIGARTIVFNVSGNIKLASRLVVNQPYITIAGQTAPGEGITISRAPIGLTGNDGVVRFLKVRIGGGTTYDGMGLTGANHSIIDHCSISWTIDESFSSRGSHNITLQRTMISEALNVAGHDKYPAGKMHGYAATIGGDVGSFHHNLLAHNYGRNWSIGGGLNGDGYYGGKLDIRNNVVYNWGHRATDGGASEVNFVNNFYKPGVSTDIFVALNAQIEGVGKGKQQYYFDGNVMPGYFNEKNQDKGRKFTLSNKATADYDVFLPKPFFESYVNTQSAEAAYKNVLSDVGANEPFFDKHDIRIVEETLKGTYTFKGSKSGLGGMIDNEADQGGWPNFASETRPADWDTDHDGLPNWWEKAKGLNVNSAANDFSDANSDKDKDGFTQLDEYLDWMAKPHFFINSGGKLTLNAKDYFKGYEKKPVYAFSDVVNGKVNLKGSTIEFTAAQKGLASFKITVTDKDGDTMSRIINVFVK; encoded by the coding sequence ATGAAAAAATTAGTAAGTGGTTTGGTTTTGTCAGCTATTTTGGCCGTAAATGCGCAATCACAAGCATTAAAAAGTGGAACGGAAAAACAAATCGTAAAAGTTGATTTCGATTTTTCGCAACGAAGAGTGGAAGAAGTAAATGATACTAATTATAATTCTTGGCCAATAAGCGAACAAAAGCAAGCCGAAAAATCTTTCAATAGCCTAACCTTCAAATTGAAAGGAAACTTCAATGCAAAATGGTACAAGGTGGGGATGAATGCGCCATTTTACAGCAAATTGGCTAGTGATGGCTTGGCTACAGCCGAAAACTTGGAATTAACAATCAGCGGTCTGAAAGCGGGTCAACATTCGTTGTTGACTTTTCACAACACCTTTGACAAAATCGAAGGCAAAACATTTTCTCCGGTAAAAATTTACGTGAATGGTACATTGGCAGAAACCGTTTCGCCAAGCAATCGTTCCAATTCCAAAATTGAAACCGCCACGGCCTATATTCTTTTTAATGCCGAAGCAAATAAGGATGTGGTGATTCGTTTTGAATTGGATTCAAAATCAACTGATTTTATCCAACAAATGGTGATTAATGGTTTTGAAATCGACACACCCAATTTGAAAAAACAAGCCCATACGCCAAAGCCATCAAATGCTGACGAACACGTGGTGATGGACAACAATTTGATGTTGAAATGGGAATCGGCAAAAGATGCCGTAGCGCACCAAATCTATTTTGGAACCGATAAAAATGCGGTTACAGATGCCACAGATAAGTCTCCAGAATTTAAAGGAAAATTAACCGAGAACAAATTCGATCTTGGAAAGTTATACAGTGGAACTACTTATTACTGGCGTGTGGATGAATTGGATGCCAAAGGAATAGCGACATTGGGAACCGTTTGGTCGTTCAAACCGGCGCAATTGGCTTTTCCGGGAGCGGAAGGTTACGGTCGTTTTGCCGTTGGAGGAAGAGGCGGAAAAGTGATTGAAGTGACCAACTTGAATGATAGTGGTCCGGGTAGTTTGCGTGATGCCGTAGATCAAACTATTGGTGCAAGAACCATTGTATTCAATGTTTCTGGAAATATAAAATTAGCTTCAAGATTAGTGGTGAATCAACCGTATATTACCATTGCTGGGCAAACTGCTCCGGGAGAAGGAATTACGATTTCTAGAGCACCGATTGGGCTGACTGGAAATGATGGTGTTGTGCGGTTTTTGAAAGTTAGAATTGGTGGAGGAACTACTTATGACGGAATGGGACTGACGGGTGCCAACCATAGTATTATTGACCACTGTTCTATCAGTTGGACGATTGACGAATCCTTTAGTTCTAGAGGATCACACAACATTACCCTGCAACGCACAATGATTTCAGAGGCCTTGAATGTGGCGGGTCACGACAAATATCCTGCGGGTAAAATGCACGGATATGCCGCTACCATTGGCGGCGATGTGGGTAGTTTTCACCATAATTTATTGGCTCACAACTACGGTCGAAACTGGAGTATTGGCGGAGGATTGAATGGAGATGGTTATTACGGAGGAAAATTGGATATCAGAAATAATGTGGTGTACAACTGGGGACATCGTGCTACAGATGGCGGTGCCAGTGAAGTGAATTTTGTGAATAATTTTTATAAACCGGGAGTTTCTACTGATATTTTTGTGGCCTTGAATGCACAAATTGAAGGCGTTGGAAAAGGGAAACAACAATATTATTTTGATGGAAACGTGATGCCAGGTTATTTTAACGAAAAGAACCAAGATAAAGGAAGAAAATTTACATTATCAAATAAAGCGACCGCAGATTATGACGTGTTTTTGCCAAAACCATTTTTCGAATCGTATGTAAACACGCAAAGTGCAGAAGCAGCATACAAAAACGTGCTTTCGGATGTAGGAGCGAATGAACCTTTCTTCGATAAACACGATATTCGTATTGTTGAGGAAACTTTGAAAGGAACTTATACTTTCAAAGGAAGTAAAAGTGGTTTGGGAGGCATGATTGACAACGAAGCCGACCAAGGAGGTTGGCCAAATTTTGCGTCTGAAACTCGTCCTGCAGATTGGGATACCGACCACGATGGATTGCCAAACTGGTGGGAAAAAGCCAAAGGTTTGAATGTGAATTCGGCTGCAAATGATTTCTCGGATGCTAATTCGGACAAGGACAAAGACGGATTTACCCAATTGGACGAGTATTTGGATTGGATGGCAAAACCACATTTTTTCATCAATTCAGGGGGAAAATTGACCTTGAATGCCAAAGATTATTTCAAGGGATACGAGAAAAAACCGGTATATGCTTTCTCTGATGTTGTTAACGGAAAAGTAAACTTGAAAGGTTCTACGATTGAATTTACAGCTGCCCAAAAAGGTTTGGCTTCGTTCAAAATAACCGTAACAGACAAAGATGGAGACACGATGAGTCGTATTATCAACGTCTTTGTGAAATAA
- a CDS encoding aceric acid hydrolase: MKKHLILLSTILFSTAFVAQNKGLVANSESPYSKLQSVNLQDVQWTNGFWKEQFDVETKNTLPYMWDLYHNDSISHAYKNFEIAAGESKGTFKGPSFHDGDFYKIFEGMAATYAVTKDKKLDTEMDKAITLFAKTQRKDGYLHTPVLIDERWGTLGPEEVKKQLGFEKYNMGHLMTAACIHYRATGKTNFLNVAKGVADFLYDFYKKASPELARNAICPSHYMGIVEMYRTTKNPKYLELANNLIDIRGTTNDGTDDNQDRIPFRKQTTAMGHAVRANYLYAGVADLYAETGEKKLLDNLESIWDDVTYRKMYITGACGSLYDGVSPDGTSYNPTDVQKIHQAYGRPFQLPNATAHTETCANIGNVLWNWRMLQITADAKYADIVELALYNSVLSGISLEGKEFFYNNPLNVSKDLPFKQRWSKEREGYIALSNCCAPNVTRTIAEISNYAYNFSKEGLYVNLYGSNNLNSTTLNGEKIEIEQQTNYPWDGKITLKIVKAPKDIYAFFLRIPGWSQGTTIAINGKNVDDAIVSGSYQKIAQKWKKGDVVELNIPMPVELMQANPLVEEIKNQVAVKRGPIVYCLESNELPANTKVNDVLLNVNSKFTTDFIKIDNRNLLSINASSSIAPDNSWDKKLYQPIPKDEGKTYSIKLIPYFAWGNQGKGEMSVWLSH, encoded by the coding sequence ATGAAAAAGCATTTAATTCTATTATCAACGATACTTTTTTCAACCGCTTTTGTGGCGCAGAACAAAGGCTTGGTAGCCAATTCTGAAAGTCCTTATTCCAAATTGCAAAGCGTGAATTTGCAAGATGTGCAATGGACAAACGGTTTTTGGAAAGAACAATTTGATGTGGAAACCAAAAATACTTTGCCTTATATGTGGGATTTGTATCATAATGATTCGATTTCTCACGCCTACAAAAACTTCGAAATTGCAGCTGGCGAAAGCAAAGGAACTTTCAAAGGGCCTTCTTTTCACGATGGGGATTTTTACAAGATTTTCGAAGGAATGGCGGCCACTTATGCCGTTACGAAAGACAAGAAATTGGATACCGAAATGGACAAAGCTATCACACTTTTCGCCAAAACACAACGCAAAGACGGCTATTTGCACACGCCGGTTTTAATTGATGAGCGCTGGGGAACTTTGGGGCCTGAAGAAGTGAAAAAACAACTGGGTTTCGAGAAATACAATATGGGACATTTGATGACTGCGGCTTGTATTCATTATCGTGCCACAGGAAAAACCAATTTTTTGAATGTTGCCAAAGGCGTGGCTGATTTTCTGTATGATTTCTATAAAAAAGCATCGCCGGAATTAGCCCGAAACGCCATTTGCCCTTCACATTATATGGGAATTGTCGAAATGTATCGCACAACCAAAAACCCAAAATATCTGGAATTGGCGAATAATCTAATTGATATTAGAGGAACCACGAATGACGGAACCGATGATAATCAGGACAGAATTCCGTTTAGAAAACAAACCACGGCAATGGGTCACGCCGTAAGAGCCAATTATTTGTACGCAGGAGTTGCTGATTTGTATGCCGAAACGGGAGAGAAAAAATTATTGGACAATCTGGAATCTATTTGGGATGATGTGACTTATCGTAAAATGTACATCACGGGAGCTTGCGGTTCTTTGTATGATGGGGTTTCGCCAGACGGAACTTCGTATAATCCAACCGATGTACAAAAAATTCATCAGGCATACGGAAGACCTTTTCAATTGCCAAATGCCACGGCGCACACAGAAACCTGTGCCAATATTGGAAACGTTTTGTGGAATTGGAGAATGCTTCAAATCACGGCTGATGCCAAATATGCGGATATCGTGGAATTGGCCTTGTACAATAGCGTTTTGTCAGGGATAAGTTTGGAAGGAAAGGAATTTTTCTATAACAATCCGTTGAATGTTTCCAAAGATTTACCTTTTAAACAAAGATGGAGCAAAGAACGCGAAGGCTATATTGCATTGTCGAATTGTTGTGCGCCAAACGTGACAAGAACCATTGCCGAGATCAGCAATTACGCTTATAATTTTTCGAAAGAAGGATTGTATGTGAATTTATACGGAAGCAACAATCTGAATTCAACGACACTTAATGGAGAAAAAATTGAAATCGAACAGCAAACCAATTACCCTTGGGATGGAAAAATAACCTTAAAAATTGTAAAAGCTCCAAAAGATATTTATGCTTTTTTCTTGCGAATTCCGGGTTGGAGTCAGGGAACAACAATTGCAATCAATGGTAAAAATGTTGATGATGCAATTGTTTCTGGTTCATACCAAAAAATAGCACAAAAATGGAAAAAAGGAGATGTCGTTGAATTGAACATTCCGATGCCTGTTGAATTGATGCAAGCCAATCCGCTTGTAGAAGAAATCAAAAATCAAGTTGCCGTGAAAAGAGGGCCAATTGTGTATTGTTTAGAATCAAATGAGCTTCCTGCTAACACTAAAGTTAATGATGTTCTTTTGAATGTGAATTCTAAATTCACTACCGATTTTATTAAAATAGACAATCGAAATTTACTCAGCATTAATGCCAGTTCGTCAATTGCTCCAGATAATTCTTGGGATAAAAAGTTATACCAACCCATTCCTAAAGATGAGGGTAAAACCTATTCCATAAAATTAATTCCTTATTTTGCGTGGGGAAATCAAGGCAAAGGCGAAATGTCGGTTTGGTTGTCGCATTAA
- a CDS encoding pectinesterase family protein — translation MKKIVTLFLIFSSIVLSAQTTDNRFELTVAQDGSGDFKTIQEAINKVRDHAEFRVVITVKSGVYNEKVVIPAFKRNITLKGLDREKTVISYNDYSGKPFRGIDVTGDAKFSTYTSYTLLIQGNDCTIENLTVENTAGRIGQAVALHTEGDRVSVTNCSILGNQDTLYLAKGGTRNYFENCYINGTTDFIFGAATAYFYNCTIESLTNSYVTAASTTKQDGYGFVFVDCKLIAKDETVNKVFLGRPWRPYAQTVFINTEMGAHIVPEGWNPWKGDKNFPDKEKTVFYAEYGSKGAGAKDLTARASWSHQLKKADLKKYDLLKVLNGWNPKL, via the coding sequence ATGAAAAAAATTGTAACCTTATTTTTGATCTTTAGCTCCATTGTTTTATCTGCTCAAACTACTGATAATCGCTTTGAATTGACCGTTGCGCAGGACGGTTCTGGAGATTTTAAAACCATACAAGAAGCCATCAACAAAGTCAGAGACCACGCCGAATTTAGAGTTGTAATTACTGTAAAGTCGGGTGTTTATAACGAGAAAGTAGTTATTCCAGCTTTCAAAAGAAATATTACTTTGAAAGGGTTAGACAGAGAGAAAACCGTTATTTCGTATAATGACTATTCTGGAAAACCATTCCGTGGAATTGATGTTACGGGTGATGCTAAATTCAGTACTTACACCTCATACACTTTGTTGATTCAAGGAAATGATTGCACAATTGAGAATTTGACCGTCGAAAACACGGCAGGAAGAATAGGTCAGGCAGTAGCTTTGCACACAGAAGGGGACAGAGTTTCAGTGACAAACTGCTCCATTTTAGGAAATCAAGATACTTTGTATTTGGCCAAAGGCGGAACCAGAAATTATTTCGAAAACTGCTACATCAACGGAACTACCGATTTTATTTTCGGTGCAGCAACTGCTTATTTTTATAATTGTACTATCGAAAGTTTGACCAATTCCTATGTTACGGCAGCATCAACCACCAAGCAAGATGGGTATGGATTTGTTTTCGTGGATTGCAAACTTATTGCAAAAGATGAAACCGTAAACAAAGTTTTCTTGGGAAGACCTTGGCGACCTTATGCACAAACTGTTTTTATCAATACAGAAATGGGAGCACATATTGTTCCGGAAGGTTGGAATCCGTGGAAAGGCGACAAGAATTTTCCAGACAAGGAAAAAACCGTGTTTTATGCTGAATATGGAAGTAAAGGTGCAGGAGCAAAAGATTTAACGGCTAGAGCTTCTTGGTCACACCAATTAAAAAAAGCCGATCTTAAAAAATACGATTTGCTTAAAGTGTTGAATGGTTGGAATCCTAAATTATAG
- a CDS encoding rhamnogalacturonan acetylesterase, producing the protein MNNFKVVLIAFVSMLVLSASSPKSKVTTIFLIGDSTVADYSLEDNYQTKRFPLVGWGQVFQPFFQKDSLKLVKNILGNAKEIKIDDRAKGGRSTRTFFQEGRWVTVYKSLQKGDVVMMQFGHNDGSVEKTERYVDIQGYKEFLRLFINQTREKGATPIVMTPVARNYPWKDGKLTNVHGEYPQAAKDVAKELNVKLIDLNELSMEFFSGKGQDFVTKTYFMNFEAGLYEAYPNGQKDNTHFQGIGGKEVAKLVFDAMKKL; encoded by the coding sequence ATGAATAATTTTAAAGTTGTATTAATTGCTTTTGTCTCCATGCTGGTTTTAAGCGCCTCTAGTCCAAAATCGAAGGTAACCACAATTTTCTTGATTGGAGATTCCACGGTAGCCGATTATTCTTTGGAAGACAATTATCAAACCAAGAGATTTCCTTTGGTAGGTTGGGGACAAGTGTTTCAACCGTTTTTCCAAAAAGACAGTTTGAAATTGGTCAAGAATATTTTGGGAAATGCCAAAGAAATAAAAATCGACGATAGGGCAAAAGGAGGTCGAAGCACCAGAACCTTTTTTCAAGAAGGACGATGGGTTACGGTTTATAAATCCTTGCAAAAAGGAGATGTCGTGATGATGCAATTCGGACATAACGATGGTTCGGTAGAAAAAACCGAGCGTTATGTTGACATTCAGGGGTATAAAGAATTCTTGAGACTTTTCATCAATCAAACCCGTGAAAAAGGAGCAACACCAATAGTGATGACGCCAGTTGCCAGAAATTATCCTTGGAAAGATGGCAAGCTGACCAATGTGCACGGTGAATACCCGCAAGCGGCAAAAGACGTGGCAAAAGAACTCAACGTGAAATTGATCGATTTAAATGAATTGTCTATGGAATTCTTCAGTGGCAAAGGGCAAGATTTTGTTACAAAAACGTATTTTATGAATTTTGAAGCTGGTTTGTATGAAGCTTATCCCAATGGTCAAAAAGACAACACACATTTTCAAGGTATAGGGGGAAAGGAAGTGGCAAAATTGGTCTTTGATGCAATGAAAAAGTTATAA
- a CDS encoding alpha/beta hydrolase: MQRLNLIFILFLVSAVALAQQPIPRDTSFTIQSTFVKEKKHRPYIEIARPEMSDGVVFLKDQVYKKLGERTLTADVYYPKKKIKGNYPGVILIHGGGWRSGDKSQTTSMAIALANAGYVAACVEYRLSLEAKFPAAVYDVKSAIRWMRANSKKFHLDSEKMATLGMSAGGQLATLVGFTNFNKEYEDATGNPKQSSAIQAVVNIDGTLSFHHQESREGTATSFWLNGTFEENPKVWESASPLDHVSKQAPPIVFINSSIPRYHAGRDDMIKRLNSFHIYSEVHTLPDTPHPFWFFNPWFTPTVNHAVRFLDQRFKN, from the coding sequence ATGCAGCGACTTAATTTAATTTTCATTCTATTTTTAGTTTCTGCAGTGGCGTTGGCGCAGCAACCAATTCCAAGAGATACTTCTTTTACTATTCAAAGCACTTTTGTCAAAGAAAAAAAACACAGGCCTTACATAGAAATTGCTCGACCCGAAATGAGTGATGGGGTTGTTTTTCTAAAAGACCAAGTCTATAAAAAACTGGGAGAAAGAACATTGACGGCCGATGTTTATTACCCCAAAAAGAAAATAAAAGGAAATTACCCGGGCGTGATTTTGATTCACGGTGGAGGTTGGCGATCGGGCGATAAATCCCAAACCACTTCTATGGCAATTGCTTTGGCAAATGCGGGTTATGTGGCAGCTTGTGTAGAATATAGACTGTCTTTGGAAGCCAAATTTCCCGCTGCCGTGTACGATGTCAAATCGGCGATTAGGTGGATGAGAGCCAATTCGAAAAAGTTCCATCTCGACTCCGAGAAGATGGCCACATTGGGAATGTCGGCAGGAGGACAATTGGCAACTTTGGTAGGTTTTACCAACTTCAACAAAGAGTATGAAGACGCTACAGGAAACCCAAAACAATCCAGTGCAATTCAAGCGGTAGTAAACATTGACGGAACCTTGTCTTTTCATCATCAAGAATCACGGGAAGGCACGGCGACTTCATTTTGGCTAAACGGCACTTTTGAAGAGAATCCAAAGGTTTGGGAATCCGCTTCACCATTAGATCATGTTTCTAAACAAGCTCCACCTATCGTATTTATCAACAGTTCGATTCCAAGATATCATGCAGGAAGAGATGATATGATCAAAAGATTAAATTCATTCCATATTTATTCAGAAGTGCACACCTTGCCAGACACTCCACATCCTTTTTGGTTTTTCAATCCTTGGTTTACTCCAACGGTAAATCATGCGGTTCGTTTTCTGGATCAAAGATTTAAGAATTAG
- a CDS encoding SusC/RagA family TonB-linked outer membrane protein: MKQTIKQVCGVLLFALLSLSGFAQKTNGDKVIITGKVIDNTGAGVPGANVVEKGTKSSTVTDFDGSYKITVNKGGVLVFAFVGMDKVERAVGNSAVINVTMKDEATSLKEVVVVGYGTQKKAHLTGAVGTIPMKDIENIPTGDVGAALQGRVIGVSVSGGATRPGVKSTLKIRNPMSTAKDGGTTAPLYVIDGVLQIGADGTNDTTLFDNIDSSEIESLSFLKDGSAVVYGARAAQGVIIVTTKRGKIGAAKFSYSGSYGANDEAFRTKMMSAYDFGNYINIANGPNGANKGVEKDYYFTPDEMDYFKTLNYNPLEEEWKPSFNSRHNLNISGGTEKATYFAGVSYYTQNGNLSTLDYEKWTYRAGADLNISSSLKAGLQLSGFYSDKTKTFNKIGGENDENDYRTLLSALPFMPQYINDLPVLANTTNALSQYHYGEIQRLGNLATTNSSNMTLNMYVDYKVPIVKGLSLRGSYARNMGNSRGTQVGTSYRLYQFNPSTTLNDAGLPIGGVNGHIINETSTVKSSALYKNGDRLYYDNNNSLLTQTNFTATYNRDFGKHSFSGLFSIEKSESGSTKEVVFKEGVIASTNGQFGSAFGAISGSTSKSEQGSLGYIGRFNYAYGDKYLAELLVRTDASTKFAPGYYWGTFYSLSAGWVISKEDFFKSSVIDFLKVRYSIGHLGKDDTKAWQWRQRYTYQDGKGIVLGESNNGVNSSTGMKMEVSPNPDAHWSDEIKTNFGLEMKFLDNRLSFTGESYYNIGTNVFMENTGNVPFTVGGSVAAENFGSIDTFGYELSLGWDDRVGNDFQYGIDVRFGWADNKVVKGNYNAEDILKPWNPKPGQSTDNGVWGYDYLGMFKTQADIDAYVAQYNITAVKDIAGSVSYAPSQLRPGMLYYRDVRGAYLGNGQFAAPDGIIDVNDQIQLAKRANTKYGAGTTLKVAYKSFSLNTVINASFGGGWSEVDTQTRKPLYNQISRNFDSRPEIWNNIYDPTLNPNGTMPNPYWSAINMVPTSTFWSRDPFRIECRNITLAYKFNEKVLDAIKISNCNLNLVVMNPFNLYNPFGYKNPNGAYDTYPALRTVSLGLNIGF, from the coding sequence ATGAAACAAACTATTAAACAGGTGTGTGGTGTGCTGTTATTTGCTCTGTTGAGTTTGTCGGGCTTTGCCCAAAAAACGAATGGAGATAAAGTAATCATCACTGGGAAGGTAATCGATAACACGGGTGCTGGTGTACCTGGAGCAAACGTTGTCGAGAAGGGAACAAAAAGCAGTACGGTTACTGACTTTGACGGAAGTTATAAAATAACCGTGAATAAAGGAGGGGTTCTTGTTTTTGCTTTTGTTGGAATGGACAAGGTGGAAAGAGCCGTTGGGAATAGTGCCGTTATTAATGTAACAATGAAGGATGAGGCAACATCTCTTAAGGAAGTTGTTGTTGTGGGGTATGGTACTCAGAAGAAAGCTCACCTTACCGGAGCTGTTGGAACTATCCCGATGAAAGATATTGAAAATATTCCAACAGGTGATGTAGGTGCTGCGTTGCAAGGACGTGTTATTGGGGTTTCGGTTTCTGGAGGAGCAACTCGACCAGGTGTAAAATCTACATTAAAAATTCGTAACCCAATGTCAACTGCTAAAGATGGTGGTACAACTGCGCCTTTGTATGTAATTGACGGAGTTTTGCAAATTGGTGCTGATGGAACAAATGATACTACTTTATTTGACAATATCGATTCTTCTGAGATAGAAAGTTTGTCTTTCCTTAAAGACGGTTCTGCTGTTGTATATGGTGCAAGAGCCGCTCAAGGGGTTATTATTGTTACAACTAAAAGAGGTAAAATTGGTGCTGCAAAATTCAGCTACAGTGGTTCTTATGGTGCAAATGATGAGGCTTTTAGGACAAAAATGATGTCTGCTTATGATTTTGGTAACTATATTAATATTGCCAATGGTCCTAACGGAGCCAACAAAGGTGTTGAGAAAGATTATTATTTTACACCTGATGAAATGGATTATTTTAAAACACTTAATTATAATCCATTAGAAGAAGAGTGGAAACCCTCATTCAATTCGCGTCATAATCTAAATATTAGTGGTGGTACCGAAAAAGCAACTTACTTTGCAGGAGTATCTTATTATACCCAGAATGGTAATTTAAGTACCTTGGATTATGAAAAATGGACTTACAGGGCGGGTGCAGATCTTAATATCTCGTCTAGTTTGAAAGCAGGTTTGCAATTGTCTGGTTTTTATTCAGATAAAACAAAAACTTTCAACAAAATTGGTGGTGAGAATGACGAAAATGATTATAGAACTTTATTAAGTGCTTTGCCATTTATGCCTCAATACATTAATGATTTGCCGGTTCTGGCCAATACAACCAATGCTTTGTCTCAATATCATTATGGAGAGATACAACGTCTTGGAAATTTAGCTACAACTAATAGTAGTAATATGACTTTGAATATGTATGTTGACTACAAGGTACCAATTGTAAAAGGATTGTCACTTAGAGGTTCTTATGCTCGTAATATGGGGAATAGTAGAGGTACTCAGGTAGGAACAAGTTATAGATTGTATCAATTTAATCCTAGTACAACATTAAATGATGCTGGATTACCAATTGGTGGAGTAAATGGTCATATTATAAATGAAACTTCTACTGTTAAATCTAGTGCTTTGTACAAAAACGGTGACCGTTTGTATTATGACAACAATAATTCATTATTAACCCAAACCAACTTTACTGCTACTTACAATCGTGACTTCGGAAAACATAGTTTTAGTGGTTTATTCTCTATCGAGAAATCTGAATCAGGAAGTACTAAAGAAGTTGTTTTCAAAGAAGGTGTGATAGCAAGTACAAACGGACAATTTGGTTCAGCTTTTGGAGCAATATCAGGAAGTACTTCTAAAAGTGAACAAGGTTCATTAGGTTATATCGGAAGGTTTAATTATGCTTACGGTGATAAATATTTAGCAGAGTTATTGGTTAGAACAGATGCTTCTACCAAGTTTGCACCGGGTTATTATTGGGGAACTTTTTACTCTTTATCTGCTGGTTGGGTAATTTCTAAAGAAGATTTCTTCAAATCATCGGTTATCGATTTCCTTAAAGTAAGATATTCTATTGGTCACCTTGGAAAAGACGATACCAAAGCTTGGCAATGGAGACAAAGATATACCTATCAAGATGGTAAAGGGATTGTGCTTGGTGAATCTAACAATGGAGTTAATAGTTCAACAGGTATGAAAATGGAAGTATCTCCTAATCCAGATGCACATTGGAGTGATGAAATAAAAACCAATTTCGGTCTTGAAATGAAGTTTTTGGATAACAGATTGTCATTTACAGGAGAATCTTATTACAATATTGGAACTAACGTGTTTATGGAAAACACGGGTAATGTGCCTTTCACAGTTGGAGGAAGCGTTGCAGCTGAGAATTTTGGCTCAATCGATACTTTTGGTTACGAACTATCTCTTGGGTGGGATGATAGAGTAGGTAATGATTTTCAATATGGAATAGACGTTCGTTTTGGTTGGGCTGATAACAAAGTGGTTAAAGGAAATTATAATGCTGAGGACATCTTGAAACCTTGGAATCCAAAACCTGGTCAGTCAACTGATAATGGAGTTTGGGGATATGATTATCTTGGGATGTTCAAAACTCAGGCAGATATAGATGCTTATGTAGCTCAATATAATATAACAGCTGTTAAAGATATTGCTGGTAGTGTATCATATGCACCATCTCAACTAAGACCAGGTATGTTGTACTACAGAGATGTTAGGGGGGCTTATTTAGGAAACGGACAATTTGCAGCTCCAGATGGTATTATCGATGTAAATGACCAAATTCAATTAGCAAAAAGAGCAAACACTAAGTATGGCGCTGGAACTACTCTAAAAGTTGCTTACAAATCATTTAGTTTAAATACAGTAATTAATGCTTCTTTCGGAGGCGGATGGTCTGAGGTTGATACTCAAACTAGAAAACCATTATACAATCAAATTTCTCGTAACTTTGATAGCAGACCGGAAATTTGGAATAATATTTACGACCCAACTCTTAATCCTAATGGAACTATGCCAAACCCTTATTGGTCAGCTATTAATATGGTTCCTACATCTACTTTTTGGTCAAGAGATCCATTCCGTATCGAATGTAGAAATATTACATTGGCATATAAATTTAATGAAAAAGTATTGGATGCAATTAAAATTAGTAACTGTAATTTGAATTTAGTAGTAATGAATCCATTTAATCTTTATAATCCTTTTGGTTATAAAAATCCAAATGGAGCTTACGATACTTACCCTGCGTTACGAACAGTTTCTTTGGGACTTAATATAGGATTC